Part of the Candidatus Goldiibacteriota bacterium genome, TGGCGACCTTTTTTTCATTTTCAAGAAGGTATATTATCTTTAAATAATCCGCCATGGCGGCAGACAGCTTATTTTCCATTAAAACCATCCTTTATTTGTTATATAAACCTAACAAGATTATATATGATTAATTATTTTTGTCAACGCCTGCAATTATTTTCTGTAAGCGTATACAGAAATGTCCTGAAAAACTCCTTTTTTAAAAGCCGGAAGAACCGGCGCGCTTATCTGATACTTAAAACCCGCGCGGGCGATATTAGAAAAAATTTCCGATGGTATTTCTTTGTTTACATCAATATTATAGTGTATTTCGCGGCCATTTCCATCATTTCCTTTATCCTATCCTGACGTATAAGTTCATATGTATCCGAATCAGGCTCAAATTCCGTTATTTTTGCGTTTTTATACTGGTAAAATAATTCTCCCCAGTGAGATAAAACATATATTACTCTCTTAAAAACAAGATTATAAAATAAAATTTACATAACAACTTTCACTTTCTTATTTAAATGGAACATTTTTCAACAGAAACAAGACAATCATGTTCTGCTCCATATGATTAACATTTTATAAATTGGAAATGATTAATTTACTATTTTGTTAAACACTATATAACAAACATTGAATATATATACTTTTTAATACAGTATCAAAAATAATTAATTACCTCACTACCGCTATCTTTTTTGTAAATATCATATCATCAATATATAATTTTAATATATATATACCATTTGATACTTTTTGCCCTCTTTCATTTGCCAAATACCAGTCTATACTATTTATACCTGGTTTAAGCATATCAGCATATATTTCTTTACTCCAAATACTTTCACCATTAATTGTATAGATTTGAAGATTTATTTGCCTGACTTTATTTAAGGAAAACCGGATAACCGTCATATTTCTGCAAGGATTTGGATAATTATAGAAGTTTTTTTCTGAGATATCTTCATAATATATTGTAGTTGTCCCCGCTTTCAGCGCAGCATAACTTCCCTGTCCTTCAGGAA contains:
- a CDS encoding T9SS type A sorting domain-containing protein codes for the protein IADQFNHRIKKYDLDCAAGEENTATPTVTNTPIATLAFTITATVTITITPENIPEGQGSYAALKAGTTTIYYEDISEKNFYNYPNPCRNMTVIRFSLNKVRQINLQIYTINGESIWSKEIYADMLKPGINSIDWYLANERGQKVSNGIYILKLYIDDMIFTKKIAVVR